One genomic window of Arachis hypogaea cultivar Tifrunner chromosome 8, arahy.Tifrunner.gnm2.J5K5, whole genome shotgun sequence includes the following:
- the LOC140174724 gene encoding uncharacterized protein produces MKEDNSLVVENSDEEVDWLQVLASQYGLVREYAETLLKSNPGSIVKIGTYLQEEDPIFEKMYVCLDGCKRGFKAGYRPLIGLDGAFLKIRFGGQILSVVAQDANNHIYPIAWTIVDFENKEN; encoded by the exons ATGAAGGAAGATAACAGTCTTGTTGTGGAGAATTCAGATGAAGAAGTAGATTGGCTGCAAGTGTTGG CTTCTCAGTATGGTTTAGTTAGAGAGTATGCAGAAACTCTACTTAAGAGTAATCCTGGTTCAATAGTAAAGATTGGTACATATCTTCAAGAAGAGGATCCTATCTTTGAAAAAATGTATGTGTGCCTGGATGGATGTAAGAGGGGTTTCAAGGCTGGCTACCGCCCACTGATCGGACTCGACGGAGCCTTCTTAAAGATTCGATTTGGGGGACAAATACTCTCAGTAGTGGCTCAGGATGCCAACAACCATATATATCCAATTGCGTGGACAATTGTTGATTTCGAGAATAAAGAGAATTAG